The following proteins come from a genomic window of uncultured Fretibacterium sp.:
- the rpmD gene encoding 50S ribosomal protein L30 has translation MAKIRIKWVKSAIGFAERQKRTLKALGFHKLQSTVEHEDTPQIRGMIEHVRHLVVWTSDN, from the coding sequence ATGGCTAAGATAAGGATTAAATGGGTCAAGAGCGCCATCGGGTTCGCGGAGCGTCAGAAGCGGACTCTCAAGGCTCTGGGATTTCACAAGCTGCAGTCGACGGTGGAACACGAGGATACCCCTCAGATTCGCGGCATGATCGAGCACGTCAGGCACCTGGTCGTCTGGACGAGCGATAACTGA
- the rplO gene encoding 50S ribosomal protein L15: MNIHDLSPAPGSRKKAKRLGQGIASGTGKTAGKGHKGHKARAGGGVRPGFEGGQMPLARRVPKRGFNNARFAREYQIVNVSSLDDKFEAGREVTAHDLLNAGLIRSDSLPVKILAKGDLAKALTLKVDAVSGGARAKIEAAGGKVEVI, from the coding sequence ATGAATATTCACGATCTCAGCCCCGCACCGGGTTCCCGAAAGAAGGCCAAGCGCCTGGGGCAAGGAATCGCCAGCGGCACGGGCAAGACCGCGGGGAAGGGCCACAAGGGACACAAGGCCCGGGCGGGCGGCGGCGTGCGCCCCGGGTTCGAGGGAGGCCAGATGCCTCTGGCCCGCAGGGTGCCCAAGCGCGGCTTCAACAACGCCCGTTTCGCCCGGGAGTATCAAATCGTCAATGTTTCCTCCCTGGACGATAAGTTCGAGGCGGGCCGTGAGGTTACCGCTCACGATCTCCTGAACGCGGGGCTGATCCGTTCCGACTCCCTGCCCGTCAAGATACTGGCGAAGGGAGATCTCGCCAAGGCGTTGACCTTGAAGGTCGATGCGGTCAGCGGCGGGGCGCGTGCGAAGATCGAGGCGGCAGGCGGGAAGGTCGAGGTGATCTGA